A window of the Thalassoglobus sp. JC818 genome harbors these coding sequences:
- a CDS encoding Gfo/Idh/MocA family oxidoreductase codes for MTDRSASPLSRRELLKTSTKAAAATAVASMVLPKAYAAEDDTIQVALVGCGGRGTGAADNALSVQNGNVKLVAMADVFEGRQSTSYNALSGKHGDKVDVPEERRHIGFEAYKAAMDQLRPGDIVILTTPPGFRWVHYTYAIEKGLNVFMEKPVTVDGPSSRKMLALNEKAKEKNLKVGVGLMCRHCEARGELFDRIQNGEIGDLILMRAYRMVGPTGSAFAAPNDGALSEVMYQIKNFHGFLWASGGAFSDFLIHNIDETCWMKNAWPVEAQASGGRNYRGKFVDQNFDTYSVEYTFADGSKFFMEGRNMVGCHQEFASYAQGSKGSAIISTSSHFPARSRIFKGQKMDKDNQVWAFGRDEITPYQLEWDHLISAIRNDEPYNEVQRGVEASVVTSMGRMAAHTGQIVTFDDMLNCEHEFAPNIDSLTVDGPAPLVAGANGKYPVPLPGIIKSSEY; via the coding sequence ATGACCGATCGCTCTGCGTCTCCACTTTCCCGCCGCGAACTGTTGAAGACATCGACCAAAGCCGCTGCTGCCACTGCAGTCGCAAGTATGGTCCTGCCCAAAGCTTACGCTGCCGAAGATGACACCATCCAGGTTGCTCTGGTGGGGTGCGGCGGACGAGGAACAGGTGCTGCAGACAATGCACTCTCTGTTCAAAATGGAAACGTCAAACTCGTCGCAATGGCAGACGTTTTCGAAGGTCGTCAATCGACAAGCTACAACGCACTGTCCGGAAAGCACGGCGACAAAGTCGATGTGCCGGAAGAGCGTCGCCACATCGGATTCGAAGCTTACAAAGCAGCTATGGACCAGTTGCGTCCGGGAGACATTGTCATCCTGACGACTCCGCCAGGCTTCCGCTGGGTCCACTACACATATGCAATTGAAAAGGGCCTGAACGTCTTCATGGAGAAGCCGGTCACCGTCGACGGACCGAGCTCCCGGAAGATGCTCGCTCTGAACGAGAAAGCCAAAGAGAAGAACCTCAAAGTTGGCGTCGGATTGATGTGCCGCCACTGTGAAGCTCGGGGTGAGTTGTTCGATCGAATTCAGAACGGTGAGATCGGCGACTTGATTCTGATGCGTGCCTATCGAATGGTCGGTCCAACCGGTTCAGCGTTTGCTGCACCGAACGATGGTGCACTCAGCGAAGTCATGTACCAGATCAAGAACTTCCACGGGTTCCTGTGGGCCAGCGGAGGAGCTTTCAGCGACTTCCTGATTCACAACATCGATGAAACATGCTGGATGAAGAACGCCTGGCCTGTCGAAGCTCAAGCGTCCGGTGGCCGCAACTATCGAGGGAAATTTGTCGACCAGAACTTCGACACCTATTCCGTCGAGTACACCTTCGCTGACGGCAGCAAATTCTTCATGGAAGGCCGCAACATGGTCGGTTGCCATCAGGAATTCGCCAGCTATGCCCAGGGCAGCAAGGGCTCGGCCATTATCTCGACCTCCTCACACTTCCCAGCCCGTTCACGCATCTTCAAAGGTCAGAAGATGGACAAGGACAATCAGGTCTGGGCATTCGGTCGCGACGAGATTACTCCTTACCAGCTCGAGTGGGATCACCTGATTTCAGCGATTCGAAACGATGAGCCGTACAACGAAGTTCAGCGCGGAGTCGAAGCGAGTGTTGTCACTTCGATGGGACGTATGGCCGCACACACCGGCCAGATTGTCACGTTCGACGACATGTTGAACTGCGAGCACGAGTTTGCACCGAACATCGACAGCCTTACAGTCGATGGACCTGCTCCACTTGTCGCTGGTGCGAATGGCAAATACCCAGTTCCACTGCCAGGGATCATCAAGTCCTCGGAATATTAA
- a CDS encoding RDD family protein, producing the protein MPKIRCRSCEKVLNIPEKALGKTIACPKCQTKIKVPAGKPGGASRPKRAPKKAASKPSADDPFGFGDIDDYALEDQENQICPYCAAEMDEDDPVCRACGMNVETGQMDRKEQKKRARKGPDPNLFFKAVWSESGSFLKKEWGLAIRTGGAWTLFGVLTMLCGYMGFIYIQEQMPPKVFWISMTILSVLGLPGWFWILGLRIIGDTRLRSKFQADRIHFDLFASIASGIRALVWPGIVMGPVTPLLILSGIALFATNPGNPVFAGIAILLIGVIPLVLLPLAMIHMTAKYKYKGWILWELLKDFGKAFPGVIYFHIVAFIAAIPAILVAAGIFFLIKDVNPFNSTVVNNITGNITEWIINTIGMNADSDSMIYTLIRVILNICAAFLLIAPIGYIAAFPAVFIMRAIGCLGYYYSSLIDTVERMKTGTPATFWVRYLSHTIDNMLYPLASFIVTADKRAMLIGQVLNGATILIMLFNKAMLPIMGIVWFLYMNWMYWTIQEGSELKSTMGKDAFGLMVVTEDNKKMDFKQATKKWALRLCFQILGGIPFLLTAFQSQKRAPHDLMTKSKVVWKGDR; encoded by the coding sequence ATGCCGAAGATCCGTTGCCGTAGTTGCGAAAAAGTTCTCAACATCCCGGAAAAGGCACTAGGCAAGACAATCGCCTGTCCAAAGTGTCAGACAAAAATCAAAGTCCCTGCCGGAAAGCCGGGAGGCGCATCTCGCCCCAAACGGGCTCCCAAGAAAGCAGCCTCGAAGCCCTCTGCGGATGACCCATTCGGCTTCGGCGACATCGACGACTACGCTCTCGAAGACCAAGAGAATCAGATTTGTCCTTACTGCGCCGCGGAAATGGATGAAGACGATCCGGTCTGTCGTGCCTGCGGAATGAACGTCGAAACCGGTCAAATGGACCGGAAAGAACAGAAGAAACGAGCTCGAAAAGGGCCCGACCCGAACTTGTTCTTCAAAGCCGTCTGGTCCGAGTCGGGAAGCTTTCTCAAGAAGGAATGGGGACTGGCGATTCGCACCGGGGGAGCCTGGACGCTGTTTGGCGTACTGACCATGCTCTGCGGATACATGGGCTTCATCTACATCCAGGAACAAATGCCTCCCAAGGTCTTCTGGATTTCGATGACGATCCTGTCTGTCCTCGGTTTGCCCGGGTGGTTCTGGATTCTGGGATTGCGAATCATCGGGGACACTCGACTCCGAAGCAAATTTCAGGCAGATCGAATTCACTTCGACCTGTTTGCGTCAATCGCATCCGGAATTCGTGCGCTCGTGTGGCCGGGAATCGTCATGGGGCCGGTGACTCCTCTTCTGATCCTCTCTGGAATCGCCTTGTTCGCCACAAATCCAGGCAATCCGGTGTTTGCGGGAATCGCGATCCTGTTGATTGGAGTCATTCCGCTTGTGCTTTTGCCGCTGGCGATGATCCACATGACAGCCAAGTACAAGTACAAAGGTTGGATTCTGTGGGAACTGCTGAAAGACTTCGGCAAGGCATTCCCCGGCGTGATTTACTTTCACATTGTGGCGTTCATTGCTGCGATCCCAGCCATTCTCGTCGCTGCGGGAATCTTCTTTCTGATCAAGGACGTGAACCCGTTTAACAGTACGGTCGTCAACAACATCACCGGGAATATCACTGAGTGGATTATCAACACCATCGGAATGAACGCTGATTCCGATTCGATGATCTACACGCTGATTCGTGTCATCCTCAACATCTGTGCTGCGTTCCTGCTGATCGCTCCCATTGGCTACATCGCCGCGTTTCCTGCGGTCTTTATTATGCGAGCCATCGGATGCCTGGGATACTACTATTCCTCGCTCATCGACACGGTAGAGCGAATGAAGACTGGCACTCCTGCGACGTTCTGGGTGCGATACCTGTCTCACACCATCGACAATATGCTTTACCCGTTGGCATCGTTTATCGTGACCGCAGACAAGCGAGCGATGCTGATCGGTCAGGTTCTCAACGGTGCGACAATTCTGATCATGCTCTTCAACAAAGCGATGCTGCCGATCATGGGTATCGTCTGGTTCTTGTATATGAACTGGATGTACTGGACGATTCAGGAAGGTTCGGAGCTGAAGAGTACGATGGGCAAAGACGCCTTCGGTTTGATGGTTGTCACAGAAGACAACAAGAAGATGGACTTTAAGCAAGCGACCAAGAAATGGGCGCTGCGACTCTGCTTCCAGATTCTGGGAGGAATCCCGTTCCTGCTAACTGCCTTCCAGTCCCAAAAGCGTGCTCCACACGATTTGATGACCAAGTCCAAAGTTGTCTGGAAAGGTGACCGTTAA